One Spirochaetota bacterium genomic window, GCAAGCGCAATTACCTCAAGCCGACACCGCCGCATAATCTTGCGTTCACTATGCTCGGTGCGGCGATGCTCTGGTTCGGATGGTTCGGCTTCAATGCGGGAAGCGCGCTCTCCGCCAACGGCATCGCTGCGAACGCGTTCGTCGTTACCAATACCTCGGCCGCTGCGGCGACAATGGTCTGGCTGGTGCTCGATTGGCTCCTTGTCAAACGACCCACCACGCTCGGGAGCGCAACCGGCGCGATAGCCGGTCTTGCGGCGATAACCCCGGCTGCGGGCTTCGTTGATATGCCGGCGGCCATCATCATCGGGAGCGTCGCGAGCGCGCTCTGTTATATCATGGTCGTGTATGTAAAACCGAAATTCGGTTACGATGATGCGCTCGATGCCTTCGGCGTACACGGCATCGGCGGTATCTGGGGTACCATTGCGGTAGGGCTGTTCGCCAATCCTGAAGTACAGGCGAATTACACCGGTCTGGTGTTCGGTTCGACGAAGCTTTTCTCCGCGCAGATAATCGCCGCGGCCGTGGTGACCGCATACGCTTTCATCGTCACATTCGTGCTCTATAAAGTGCTCGATCTCATCCTGCACGTACGTGTGAACGAAAAGGAAGAGGCGATGGGCCTCGATATCACCCAGCATAACGAACGCGGCTACACGGTAGTCGAATAAGGAGCCGCCAATGAAAATGATAGTAGCGATAGTACAGCCGCATCGTCTCGAACAGGTGAAGGATGAGCTCTATAAAGCGGATGTGAACCTCATCACGGTGAGCGAGGTTCTCGGGCACGGCAGGCAGATGGGTGTGACCGAAGTGTACCGCGGCGCGCGAGAGACGGGGAACCTGCTCAGGAAAATACGCATCGAGATAGCCGTTAATGAGGATTACGTTGACCGCACGGTAAAGGCGATCATTGCCGGAGGGAAGACCGGCGAGGTCGGCGACGGCAAGATATTCATCTATGACCTCAAGGAATGCATACGCATTCGCACGGAAGAGCGCGGGCACAACGCCATCGGATAACAAGATCGCCCTCTTGCTGTTTTTCGGCATATCCCGTTCACCGCAATGCATGTGATATACTTTCGGTAACGACATGCATCACCGGAGGGATAATGTATACAGTAAGGAGACTACTGACAATGGCAGCGCGCCGATGGCTCGAGGAACGGCGGCCGTTCCTGCGCAGACGCTCCGTAGAAGCATACGGGCACTGCATCAAGATACTCATACGATATCTGGGAAGCCGCCGTATCTCGCTGTCACATCTCACCGCGCTCGACGCACAGCGTTTCTTCGCATGGATGTTCTCGGAAGGCTACGCGTATGCTACGGTCCGTCTCTGCCGCCGGACGCTCGGCACGTTCCTGCATCATCTGTCCCTGAGCGACGCACGCGGGCGTTTCAGCACCGCTGTCATACGTCAGGCGCGGCTTCCCCGCGAACCGCGTACTATGCCGCTGTGCCTTACGAAGGATCAATGTGCTCGCGTGCTCGCCTATCTCAAGCGGCGCGACCGGTGCATCTATCTCATCTGTCTCATGGCATATCTGACCGGCATGCGTATCAGCGAGATACTGTCGCTCAAGATATCCGACATCGATCTTAACGCACGGACGATATTCATCGGCGCTGAACAGAAGAACGGGGCGGCATGCCGCATCCCCTTCGTCATGCATCCCGATATGCTCGCATACATACGGTTCCGCAGATCACTTGCCCTCGGCACGGATACGCTTTTCATCGGCCGAACGTTCATGCCGATCGGTATATCCTCCGTGCAGACCCGTGTGCGGCGGATAAGCAGGGAGCTCGGCATTCGCTTTCATATGCATGCGTTTCGGCACTCCATCGCTTCACATCTTGCGGGATCCGGCACACCAATGCCGAGCGTGCAGCGCTTCCTCAGACATCTGGATATGCGCACAACGATGCGCTATATCACCGTATTCCCTGAAAACATACAACGTGACATCGAATCGGCACACCCGCTTGCGATATGATCGCGGCGGATCGGGTATTAGCGGAAGAGCTAGGGACAAACGCCATCGGATAAAAAAAGAGCGGCGCGGGGTATCCCCGGCCGCTCTGGTCGTCTCAGCTGTGAAACCCTCTAGCGCCTTCTGTCGCGAACGTTCTCGCGCCGGTCACGGACATCTTCCTTGCGGTCACGCACGTCTTCGCGTTTGTCGCGCACATCCTCGGCCTTGTCGAGTTTCCCGCCGTCATGTTTCGCGTCGCGTACATCCTCGCGCTTGTCGCGCACGTCCTCTTTCTTGTCACGGACGTCCTCGCGTTTATCGCGTACATCCTCAGCACGATCGCGTATTTCCGGACGTGTTTTCAGGAATGCGGCAACCTTGACGTTGTCCTTCATACGATGGGCGAGTCCGGGGTGGTTCTTGAGGAATTCCACCCTGTCAGCCCGGTTCTCGCATACCCAATCGGCCGCTTTCGGATGCTTCCAGAGCCATTCTGTCTTCAACGGGTGTTTATCGGCCCATTCGAAAGCCGCCTCGGCGAGCTTCGGATGCTTCGCGGAATTCTCAAGTATCCATTTCATTTTGAGCGCGTCTTTTGCATCGTCTCCCTTGATCTCATCGCGCCATGAGGCCTGGCTCTTATAGACCTCGGCGAGTTCTTTTGCCAGAAGCGGATCGGCCTTCGCCCATTGCCAGAAATAGTCTGCCTTTTCGGCGGGCGGCACCGTCTGCGCGGTAAGCGGCAGTACGGCAAGCGACGAGAGCGCCATCGCAAGTACAGTAACGAAACGTGACATATGTCCCTCCTTAGTCGGACAGTGATGCATCGATGTACCCCGGCATGCGGGGGTTTGTTACAGGGAACATATATGCTTGCGTAAGAAATATGCAAACACGGAGAAAAAGACCGCGGGGGAGCGGGGTATCATACCTGAGAATACAGTGAGAATTTTGATACCGAGATACGTGAGCTTTTCGGCGGGGAGTGTGTTGACAGGGATTCGGCGGATGGTATACTTGGCGGCGTGGCTGTTGTCGCAGCCGGCAATGAAAATTCCTGATCCATAGTAAGGAGCACATCCATGGCGGACTTGGACGAAGTAAAAGAAGCGAAAAATTATCACGCCGACATTCCCCAAAAGTCAGAGGCCTTTTTTCTCAAGGGTTCGAATTCCCTTGATTGGGGTATGAAGAACAGGCTTGCGCGCATTTTCAACCCCGAATCGGGCCGTACCGTGATGCTGGCCATTGACCATGGCTATTTCCAGGGACCTACGACCGGTCTGGAACGGGTCGATATTTCAATCCTTCCCCTTGTACCGTATGCGGACACGCTCATGCTCACGCGGGGCATCCTTCGCACCATTATTCCGCCATCAACATCGAAATCAATAGTTCTCAGGGTTTCCGGGGGCACGAGCATTCTCAAGGAACTTTCGAATGAGGATATCGCGGTCGATATCGAGGATTCGGCCAGGCTCAATGTGTGCGCTATGGCAGTGCAGGTCTTTATCGGCGGCGAACACGAACGCGAATCCATTAAGAACATGACGCGCATGGTCGACCAGGGCACCAGGTACGGCATTCCCACGCTCGCGGTCACGGCTGTAGGCAAGGACATGGTGCGCGATGCCCGCTATTTCAGGCTGGCGACACGCATTTGCGCCGAACTTGGCGCCCAGTATGTAAAAACATATTATGTCGATAAGGGTTTTGATACCGTGTGCGCATCGTGCCCGGTGCCGATCGTCATGGCGGGCGGTAAAAAACTGCCTGAACTAGATGCCCTCACCATGGCCTACAATGCCGTGCAGGGAGGGGCCGCAGGGGTCGATATGGGCAGGAATATTTTCCAGTCTGAGGCGCCGGTTGCCATGATCAAGGCAGTGCGTGCCGTGGTGCACGATAACGAGACCCCGGCAAAGGCCTTTGACCTGTACAATACGATAAAGAACCAGAAAGAGAAATGAAGATATCCCGCTGGTATTCGAATTCCGATATTCGGCTTGAAGAGGTCCCGACTCCCCGCCCGGGCCCCAAAGAGATGCTGGTGAAGGTATATGCATGCGGTATCTGCGGCAGCGACATTGTCGAGTGGTACAGACTGCCGCGCGCGCCGCTTGTGCAGGGACACGAGATCGGCGCACAGGTGGTTGAAACCGGGGGTGCGGTAAAAAAATTCAAGCCCGGGGACCGTGTCTTTATCGCCCCGAAAGTGGCGTGCCGGGAGTGCGACTATTGCCGCAGCGGCCATCACCCGGTCTGCACCAACGTGAAAGACCGTCTTCCCGGAGGATATGCCGAGTATATTCTCGTGCCCGAAGCGCTTGTGGAAAAAGGCGCCTATCTTCTTCCCGACGGGATGACGTATGATCAGAGCACTTTTATTGAACCGCTTGCCTGCGTTATACGATCGCAGCGGCTTGCCGGAATAGAAAAGGGACATACGGTGCTTGTTATGGGCTGCGGCATGTCCGGACTGCTTCATATCAAACTTGCCGCGGTCAAGGGCTCTGCGGTCGCGGCAACCGATGTGAACGAGAAACGGCTCGCGCTGGCAAAGTCATTCGGCGCAGGGACCGTGATCAATGCCGGTGACGCGGTGCCGGAGCGTCTGGCCGAAAGCGGAAAAAAGGCCGGTGCTGTCATTGTGTGCACATCAGCGATGCCCGCGATCGACCAGGCGTGGAAATGCGTGGACAAGGGGGGGGCTATTGTATTTTTCGCGGTTCCCGCACCCGGCAAGCAGGTCACCATTCCGCTTAATGATTTCTGGACCAGGGAAATACGTGTCCTTACTTCGTATTATTGCGGCCCCGACGATATTTCCGCGGCAATAGAGATGCTCCGGTCTGGCGCTATTGTCGTTGAAGATCTGATCACGCACCGGCTTCCCCTTGCAGAGACAGCAAAGGGGTTCGGGCTTGTGCTCGACGGCCGGGAATCGATCAAAGTGATAATCAATCCGAATGCAGGTGAAGCATGACGCTGGCCCATGTTGGTATTGTATGCAGTTCCGAGGCGAACGCGGACAGGTTTTACAGGGACCTGCTCGGGCTGGCCAAGGCAGATCCGAAGACACTTCACCGGGATCTATCCAAAGCAATATTCAGTATAGATGAAGAGCTGAAGATCATTCATTACACCGGGAATGGTGCTTTATTTGAAGTTTTCATCTACGACCGGATGGGTGCACATAAGCCCATTGAGCATATCTGCCTTGAAGTGGAAGGCCTTGCCGACCTTCTTCATAGGGGACGCGCCATGGGCCTTACAATACTCGAAATTCCCAAAGGACAAACGACTCTTTTTTTCATGTCCGACCTTGACGGCACTCTTTTTGAGTTGAAAGAGAAGAAGCATCCGTAGGCGCGCCTGCCCGATGAAATAATTACCCCGGCAGCCGAGGGTGTTATGCAAGGAACTTCTCGACCACGCATGGTGTACATGAGTGTATCCTCTGAAATGCCCGCGCTGCGGCAGTGAAACGCGGCACGGCATGACAAGAGATGCGGCTCTATTTGACAGGGATTCGGCGGGTGGTATACTGAGCGTCATGCGTGCGCCTTTGGCGCAGCCAGGCGGCGAAGCCGCTATGGGGAGGCTGCGATAGCGGCGAATGAATACTTCTGTCATTACTATCAATGATATTATCCTGTCCGCAAGCAGGCGTCTGGCGCACGGAAAGCCCGATATCGCGGGGAATGCGCGTCTTGAAGCGGAAATACTCTGTGCGCACGCGCTCGCGACCGACCGTACCGCACTTATCATACGCGGCAGGGATGCCATTGATAAAGCTGCGGATGAACGTTTTCAGGTGTGCATCGACCGCCGTCTCAAGCATGAGCCGATAGCTTATATCACCGGGGTGAAGGAATTCTTCGGTATGGATTTCCATGTGGACGGCAACGTCCTCATACCTCGCCCGGAGACGGAGGAGCTTGTCGAGCTTGCGATAGCGTCGATAGCCGGCAATGAGCGCATACTCGATGCCGGCACCGGTTCGGGGTGTATTGCCGTAGCCCTCGCGCGATACTGCCCGGACATCCATGTTACTGCCATCGATATCAGTCCCGGGGCGCTCGCGGTGGCTGCGTCCAATGCCGACCGCCTCCTGGGCATGCATTCGATACAGTTCCTCACAGCGGACATGACACGGTATGTTCCCGAAGAGCGCTTTGACATTGTTATATCCAATCCGCCCTATGTGGCCGACGGTGAGATCGCTTTGCTTCAGCCGGAACTGGCGTTCGAACCCCGGACAGCTTTGGCCGGCGGGCCGACGGGAGTGGAATTTATACGTGACTTTGCCGATAATATAGGAAGATTGCTCAGCCCCGAAGGCCGTTTTTTCCTCGAGGTAGGCGACGATGCCCCCGGAGTTGTTGCAATATTCAAGGGCCGCGGATATACTTGCGGTACGGAGAACGATCTTTCGGGTAAGGCGCGATTCATAAAGGGACAGCCGTGAAAATAGACATTGATGACGTAAAAAAGATAGAAGGCATCGAGGACTACAAGCTGCAGCTTGACATCAAGGACTATACCCTCGCGCAGATGTATTCGCTCAAGGACGGGAAGATACAGAGCACGCGCGTGCTCACCCTCGCCTATCTCAACGAGCTCC contains:
- the prmC gene encoding peptide chain release factor N(5)-glutamine methyltransferase, which produces MNTSVITINDIILSASRRLAHGKPDIAGNARLEAEILCAHALATDRTALIIRGRDAIDKAADERFQVCIDRRLKHEPIAYITGVKEFFGMDFHVDGNVLIPRPETEELVELAIASIAGNERILDAGTGSGCIAVALARYCPDIHVTAIDISPGALAVAASNADRLLGMHSIQFLTADMTRYVPEERFDIVISNPPYVADGEIALLQPELAFEPRTALAGGPTGVEFIRDFADNIGRLLSPEGRFFLEVGDDAPGVVAIFKGRGYTCGTENDLSGKARFIKGQP
- a CDS encoding alcohol dehydrogenase catalytic domain-containing protein, yielding MKISRWYSNSDIRLEEVPTPRPGPKEMLVKVYACGICGSDIVEWYRLPRAPLVQGHEIGAQVVETGGAVKKFKPGDRVFIAPKVACRECDYCRSGHHPVCTNVKDRLPGGYAEYILVPEALVEKGAYLLPDGMTYDQSTFIEPLACVIRSQRLAGIEKGHTVLVMGCGMSGLLHIKLAAVKGSAVAATDVNEKRLALAKSFGAGTVINAGDAVPERLAESGKKAGAVIVCTSAMPAIDQAWKCVDKGGAIVFFAVPAPGKQVTIPLNDFWTREIRVLTSYYCGPDDISAAIEMLRSGAIVVEDLITHRLPLAETAKGFGLVLDGRESIKVIINPNAGEA
- the lsrF gene encoding 3-hydroxy-5-phosphonooxypentane-2,4-dione thiolase, with amino-acid sequence MADLDEVKEAKNYHADIPQKSEAFFLKGSNSLDWGMKNRLARIFNPESGRTVMLAIDHGYFQGPTTGLERVDISILPLVPYADTLMLTRGILRTIIPPSTSKSIVLRVSGGTSILKELSNEDIAVDIEDSARLNVCAMAVQVFIGGEHERESIKNMTRMVDQGTRYGIPTLAVTAVGKDMVRDARYFRLATRICAELGAQYVKTYYVDKGFDTVCASCPVPIVMAGGKKLPELDALTMAYNAVQGGAAGVDMGRNIFQSEAPVAMIKAVRAVVHDNETPAKAFDLYNTIKNQKEK
- a CDS encoding P-II family nitrogen regulator, whose amino-acid sequence is MKMIVAIVQPHRLEQVKDELYKADVNLITVSEVLGHGRQMGVTEVYRGARETGNLLRKIRIEIAVNEDYVDRTVKAIIAGGKTGEVGDGKIFIYDLKECIRIRTEERGHNAIG
- a CDS encoding ammonium transporter, with amino-acid sequence MRIRPLVLFLCIPAAVFAQSGVNTGDTAWVLISSALVMFMTVPALAFFYGGLVKRKNILNVLMQCFVSLAAISLLWVIVGYALAFGPDELIPGVLGGLSWAFLKGVSVVPSELYATTVPHLAFMIFQGMFAVITPALIIGAFAERMKFSTFLLFSVLWTLLIYCPVAHWMWATNGWLSKLGAVDFAGGIVVHINAGVAALVTAIIIGKRNYLKPTPPHNLAFTMLGAAMLWFGWFGFNAGSALSANGIAANAFVVTNTSAAAATMVWLVLDWLLVKRPTTLGSATGAIAGLAAITPAAGFVDMPAAIIIGSVASALCYIMVVYVKPKFGYDDALDAFGVHGIGGIWGTIAVGLFANPEVQANYTGLVFGSTKLFSAQIIAAAVVTAYAFIVTFVLYKVLDLILHVRVNEKEEAMGLDITQHNERGYTVVE
- a CDS encoding tyrosine-type recombinase/integrase yields the protein MAARRWLEERRPFLRRRSVEAYGHCIKILIRYLGSRRISLSHLTALDAQRFFAWMFSEGYAYATVRLCRRTLGTFLHHLSLSDARGRFSTAVIRQARLPREPRTMPLCLTKDQCARVLAYLKRRDRCIYLICLMAYLTGMRISEILSLKISDIDLNARTIFIGAEQKNGAACRIPFVMHPDMLAYIRFRRSLALGTDTLFIGRTFMPIGISSVQTRVRRISRELGIRFHMHAFRHSIASHLAGSGTPMPSVQRFLRHLDMRTTMRYITVFPENIQRDIESAHPLAI